In Micromonospora sp. LH3U1, one genomic interval encodes:
- a CDS encoding DUF4191 domain-containing protein — protein sequence MAKPQEKVSFGQRLKQIGMVFQFTAKQDRWFAPLVAAAVLLPLALTVVAVILWGWIWLPLGILFILLAVLIVLNLRSNKAMMNAAEGQPGAAAQIMENMRGDWRVTPAVSSTTQMDMVHLVIGRAGVILLAEGNPQRVRGLLGQEKRRLSKVIGSAPLHDYVIGQEEGELPIRKLRTTLLRLPRALSGKDVNSLDKRLKALTARPQMPKGAIPKNMRPPGASRQSRGR from the coding sequence ATGGCAAAGCCCCAGGAGAAGGTCTCGTTCGGCCAGCGGCTGAAGCAGATCGGGATGGTGTTCCAGTTCACCGCCAAGCAGGACCGGTGGTTCGCGCCGTTGGTCGCCGCCGCGGTGCTCCTCCCGCTCGCCCTCACCGTGGTCGCGGTCATCCTCTGGGGCTGGATCTGGCTGCCGCTGGGCATCCTGTTCATCCTGCTCGCGGTGCTGATCGTGCTCAACCTACGGTCCAACAAGGCGATGATGAACGCCGCCGAGGGGCAGCCCGGCGCGGCGGCGCAGATCATGGAGAACATGCGCGGCGACTGGCGGGTCACCCCGGCCGTCAGCTCGACCACCCAGATGGACATGGTCCACCTGGTGATTGGCCGCGCGGGCGTGATCCTGCTGGCCGAGGGCAACCCGCAGCGGGTGCGCGGCCTGCTCGGGCAGGAGAAGCGCCGGCTGTCCAAGGTGATCGGCTCCGCTCCCCTGCACGACTACGTGATCGGGCAGGAGGAGGGCGAGCTGCCGATCCGCAAGCTGCGGACGACGCTCCTGCGCCTGCCCCGCGCGCTCTCCGGCAAGGACGTCAACTCGCTGGACAAGCGACTCAAGGCGCTCACCGCCCGGCCGCAGATGCCCAAGGGCGCGATCCCGAAGAACATGCGGCCGCCGGGCGCCTCCCGCCAGTCGCGGGGCCGCTGA
- a CDS encoding RDD family protein, which yields MTNPHATAAPATDPTFTPPTLGRRFGALIIDWVLCLLVSNFFADPVRDGWAPVLVLVLEYGIFLGLFAQTPGMYITKVRCVNWHDGGRIGVLRGLIRGLLLALVVPALIMDEHRRGLHDRLADSVIVDAPRG from the coding sequence GTGACCAATCCGCACGCAACGGCAGCGCCGGCAACAGACCCCACCTTCACTCCGCCGACCCTCGGTCGGCGGTTCGGGGCGCTGATCATCGACTGGGTGCTCTGCCTGCTGGTGTCCAACTTCTTCGCCGACCCGGTACGCGACGGCTGGGCGCCGGTGCTGGTGCTGGTCCTGGAGTACGGCATCTTCCTCGGCCTGTTCGCCCAGACGCCGGGCATGTACATCACGAAGGTCCGCTGCGTGAACTGGCACGACGGTGGCCGGATCGGCGTGCTCCGGGGGCTGATCCGGGGCCTGCTGCTGGCCCTTGTCGTCCCCGCACTGATCATGGACGAGCACCGTCGCGGCCTGCACGACCGGCTCGCCGACTCGGTCATCGTCGACGCGCCGCGCGGCTGA
- the glnA gene encoding type I glutamate--ammonia ligase, translated as MFANPEELLRYLKNEDVKFVDVRFCDLPGVMQHFNLPVESVNDDLFTDGLAFDGSSIRGFQAIHESDMLLLPDVATAFIDPFRAQKTLALNFFIHDPFTREAYSRDPRNVAKKAEAYLAASGIADTAYFGAEAEFYIFDSIRHETSAHQSFYYIDSIEGAWNTGREEPGGNRGYKTAYKGGYFPVPPVDHYADLRDSIVRRLVDTGFNVERSHHEVGTAGQSEINYRFSTLLHAGDQLQLFKYIVKNEAWANGKTATFMPKPLFGDNGSGMHTHQSLWLNGEPLFYDETGYAGLSDMARWYIGGLLHHAPSLLAFTNPTVNSYRRLVPGFEAPVNLVYSQRNRSACTRIPVTGSNPKAKRVEFRVPDPSANVYLAFSAMMMAGLDGIKSKIEPPTPIDKDLYDLPPEEWGDVKQVPGSLSAVLDSLEADHDYLLDGGVFTPDLISTWVDWKRANEVDPVRLRPTPHEFAMYYDC; from the coding sequence GTGTTCGCCAATCCCGAGGAACTGCTGCGATACCTCAAGAACGAGGACGTGAAGTTCGTCGACGTTCGTTTCTGTGACCTGCCCGGCGTGATGCAGCACTTCAACCTGCCGGTCGAGTCCGTCAACGACGACCTCTTCACCGACGGCCTCGCGTTCGACGGTTCGTCGATCCGCGGTTTCCAGGCGATCCACGAGTCGGACATGCTCCTGCTCCCGGACGTCGCCACCGCGTTCATCGACCCGTTCCGCGCGCAGAAGACGCTCGCGCTCAACTTCTTCATCCACGACCCGTTCACCCGCGAGGCCTACAGCCGCGACCCGCGCAACGTGGCGAAGAAGGCCGAGGCGTACCTGGCGGCGAGCGGCATCGCCGACACCGCCTACTTCGGCGCCGAGGCGGAGTTCTACATCTTCGACTCGATCCGCCACGAGACCTCGGCGCATCAGTCGTTCTACTACATCGACTCGATCGAGGGCGCCTGGAACACCGGGCGCGAGGAGCCGGGCGGCAACCGCGGCTACAAGACCGCGTACAAGGGCGGCTACTTCCCCGTTCCGCCGGTCGACCACTACGCCGACCTGCGTGACTCGATCGTGCGCCGGCTCGTCGACACCGGCTTCAACGTGGAGCGCTCGCACCACGAGGTGGGCACCGCCGGTCAGTCCGAGATCAACTACCGGTTCTCGACCCTGCTGCACGCCGGTGACCAGCTCCAGCTCTTCAAGTACATCGTGAAGAACGAGGCCTGGGCCAACGGCAAGACCGCGACCTTCATGCCCAAGCCGCTGTTCGGCGACAACGGTTCCGGCATGCACACCCACCAGAGCCTCTGGCTCAATGGTGAGCCGCTCTTCTACGACGAGACCGGCTACGCGGGTCTGTCCGACATGGCCCGCTGGTACATCGGCGGTCTGCTGCACCACGCGCCGTCGCTGCTGGCCTTCACCAACCCGACGGTCAACTCGTACCGTCGCCTGGTGCCGGGCTTCGAGGCGCCGGTCAACCTGGTCTACTCGCAGCGCAACCGCTCCGCCTGCACCCGCATTCCGGTGACCGGCAGCAACCCGAAGGCCAAGCGCGTCGAGTTCCGCGTTCCGGACCCGTCGGCCAACGTCTACCTGGCCTTCTCGGCCATGATGATGGCCGGCCTGGACGGCATCAAGAGCAAGATCGAGCCGCCGACGCCGATCGACAAGGACCTGTACGACCTCCCGCCGGAGGAGTGGGGCGACGTCAAGCAGGTGCCGGGCTCGCTGTCGGCCGTGCTCGACTCGCTCGAGGCCGACCACGACTACCTGCTCGACGGCGGCGTCTTCACCCCGGACCTGATCTCCACCTGGGTGGACTGGAAGCGCGCCAACGAGGTCGACCCGGTGCGCCTGCGCCCGACCCCGCACGAGTTCGCCATGTACTACGACTGCTGA